The Agromyces sp. G08B096 DNA window GGTTGCGTCGCGCATGTCGTCGTGCGCGTCCCGGCGTCGAGGTCAGCCGAGCGGTTCCGTGCGGAGATCGCGCACGTGGTAGAACTCCTGATCCCAGAGCAGGTACACCAGCCAAGTCGGCAGCAGGTACGACTCCTGCAGGTAGTTCGCCTGGGAGGCATGGATGCTCCACCCCTCGTGCTTCTTGCCCACCTCGGCACTCATCGCGAGCTCAGGGTCGGGCTGGTGGTCGACGACGAACGCGCCGGTCTCGCCGCCGAACATGGCGAGCGCGGTCGACGGGCTGATCGTGTAGACGAGGTGGTCGGGACCCCGGTAGGCGCCGTCGGAGGCGGCGACCTCGGCGATCGCGAGCTCGGTGATCTCGCCCATCCGCATGTGGTCGCCGTGACCGGTGGCGCCGGATGCCGGCCAGAAGGCGACGACGACATCGGGCCGCACCCGGCGGAGCTCGGCGACGACCCGATCGACGAGCTCGTCCTCGTCGACGTCGGGGACGCCGCCGTCGGGGTAGTCCCACACGACGTGGCGGTCGACGCCGAGGTTGAAGCTGTTCTTCAGCGCCTCGGCCTTGCGGATGTCGCCGAGGTCGGACTGGCGTCCGACCGTGGGCGACTGTTCCCCGGCCTCGCCTCGCGTGGCCGTGATCATCGCGGTGTAGGCGCCGTCGCGCTGCTTCGCCCGCCAGAACAGCCCGTTCACGGTCTGCTCGTCGTCGGGATGCGCGAACACGCCGAGCACGCGCGTGCCGCCGAGCTCGCCGATCACCGAGTCGACGCCGCGGGCGGTGGGGTCGTGGAAGAGGTGGCGCCCGGCCCAGTACACGCCGCCCGGGAGGGTGACGACGACGGCGGCGGTGACGATGAGCGCGACGGTGCGCTTGCGCATGGCTGACTCCGGTGGGGTGCGACGGACCCGGGGGCGGGCCGTGCTGAGCATGCTAGCGACGGTTGCGCTCCGTCCGCGCCAGCAGGAACTTCGTGGCGAGCCATCCGACGATCGCGGTGACGAGCCAGACGACGACGGCCGCGAGGATCCACGCTCCGACGCCGTCGAAGCTGAGCCCGTCGGAGAGCAGGGTCGCGAGCCACAGGGCGAGGAAGGTCGAGAGCAGCCCCGCGACGCCCGCGACCGCGGGCGCGGAGCGGTGGAAGAGACGCTCGACGAGCCATTCGATGACCGACTGGGCGAGCGCGAACACGATGATCGCGAAGAGGAAGCCGGCCGCGTGGACGTGGAAGCCTCCGATGAGGAGGGACGCCAGGAAGAGCCCGAGCGCGGCGGAACCGAGGAAGATCGCGATCCGGATCAGGAAGCGCACCATGCCCCGGAGGCTAGCGCCCGGGCGGGGCATCCGTTGCCGCGGCGTGCCGCAGGGAGCAGGATGGGCGCTGATCCGAGAGGGGATGCCGATGACCACGGGCACCGACGCGAATCCGGCCGCCCGCCGGGTGCAGGGAGTCTATTTCACGCTCCTCATCGGCAATACGCTCGCGGCCTCGTTCATCTGGGGCGTGAACACGCTCTTCCTCCTCGACGCGGGGCTCAGCAACCTCGAGGCGTTC harbors:
- a CDS encoding PIG-L family deacetylase, which translates into the protein MRKRTVALIVTAAVVVTLPGGVYWAGRHLFHDPTARGVDSVIGELGGTRVLGVFAHPDDEQTVNGLFWRAKQRDGAYTAMITATRGEAGEQSPTVGRQSDLGDIRKAEALKNSFNLGVDRHVVWDYPDGGVPDVDEDELVDRVVAELRRVRPDVVVAFWPASGATGHGDHMRMGEITELAIAEVAASDGAYRGPDHLVYTISPSTALAMFGGETGAFVVDHQPDPELAMSAEVGKKHEGWSIHASQANYLQESYLLPTWLVYLLWDQEFYHVRDLRTEPLG